One stretch of Rhizobium glycinendophyticum DNA includes these proteins:
- a CDS encoding FecCD family ABC transporter permease, whose protein sequence is MASTIETALPASGDIYRSLTARRLAILIGLSLCLLVSIAVDMAYGPARYSLSDVISTIWNPAGAGNQLRVVIWDIRMPIALMAVTVGACLSLAGAQMQTILANPLASPFTLGISAAAGFGAALGLVAGVAVFPAAVQYMVPANAFLMAMLASLFIYSVSTLRGVTVETIVLLGIALVFTFNALLSLLEYLASEQALAAVVFWTMGSLTKATWAKVAVTFGVLVVCVPLFARRAWALTALRLGDDKAASFGVNVKGLRLETMMLVSLLAAIPVSFVGTIGFVGLVGPHIARMLVGEDQRFFLPGSVICGALLLSVTSVVSKMLIPGAILPIGVITALVGVPFFFSLIFTNRRRAW, encoded by the coding sequence ATGGCCTCGACAATCGAAACGGCCCTTCCCGCTTCAGGGGATATCTACCGCAGCCTGACCGCGAGGCGCCTAGCGATCCTGATCGGGCTTAGCCTCTGTCTTCTTGTGTCGATCGCGGTCGACATGGCCTACGGACCTGCTCGCTACAGCCTCTCCGACGTCATCTCGACCATCTGGAACCCGGCCGGGGCTGGCAACCAGCTGCGGGTCGTTATCTGGGACATCCGCATGCCGATCGCCCTGATGGCGGTGACCGTCGGCGCTTGTCTGTCGCTTGCGGGCGCGCAGATGCAGACAATTCTCGCCAATCCGCTGGCAAGCCCCTTCACACTTGGCATTTCGGCGGCCGCCGGTTTCGGCGCAGCGCTCGGCCTTGTGGCCGGCGTCGCGGTCTTTCCGGCCGCTGTGCAATACATGGTGCCGGCCAATGCCTTCCTGATGGCCATGCTCGCCTCGTTGTTCATCTACAGCGTCTCGACACTGCGGGGCGTCACGGTGGAGACGATCGTGCTGCTTGGTATTGCGCTCGTCTTCACCTTCAACGCGCTTTTGTCGCTGCTGGAATATCTGGCCTCCGAACAGGCGCTTGCGGCGGTCGTCTTCTGGACCATGGGCTCGCTCACCAAGGCTACATGGGCCAAGGTCGCGGTAACCTTCGGTGTGCTCGTCGTCTGCGTTCCCCTCTTCGCCCGCCGCGCCTGGGCATTAACGGCGCTTCGGCTCGGCGATGACAAGGCCGCCTCGTTCGGCGTCAACGTGAAGGGCCTGCGGCTCGAAACCATGATGCTGGTCAGCCTGCTCGCAGCCATTCCGGTGTCCTTCGTCGGCACGATCGGTTTTGTCGGTCTGGTCGGCCCGCATATCGCCCGAATGCTTGTCGGCGAGGACCAACGGTTCTTCCTTCCGGGCTCGGTGATCTGCGGCGCACTCCTCTTGTCGGTTACCTCAGTGGTTTCAAAGATGCTGATCCCTGGTGCCATTTTGCCGATCGGTGTGATCACGGCCTTGGTCGGTGTTCCCTTCTTCTTCTCGCTTATCTTCACCAACAGGAGGCGCGCATGGTAG
- a CDS encoding ABC transporter ATP-binding protein yields MVALRLEAVGAQYGRHRIFSDITTSDISGGALTAVIGPNAAGKSTLFKRIASLLKGDGVVHVSGEESLRPICYMPQDTGANAVLTVYESVLLASKQGSGWKVADNELLEIDRILKALKITDLAFRDLGELSGGQRQLVAIAQALVRKPEILLMDEPTSALDLFRQIEVLQFMHSLARETGIAVLIALHDLNHAMRYCEHVLVVADGRLVVNGPTLEVITPALLRDVYRVEARVETCTHGRPMVVVDAALG; encoded by the coding sequence ATGGTAGCCCTCAGGTTAGAGGCCGTCGGCGCCCAGTATGGACGCCATCGCATCTTTTCCGATATCACGACCTCCGACATTTCCGGCGGTGCACTCACTGCCGTGATCGGCCCCAATGCAGCGGGAAAATCCACGCTGTTCAAGCGGATAGCCAGCCTTTTGAAGGGCGACGGGGTCGTGCATGTGAGCGGCGAGGAAAGTCTGCGGCCGATCTGTTACATGCCGCAGGATACCGGCGCCAATGCGGTCTTGACCGTCTATGAGAGCGTGCTTCTGGCGTCCAAGCAGGGTTCCGGCTGGAAGGTCGCCGACAATGAACTCCTTGAAATCGACCGCATCCTGAAGGCCCTGAAGATCACCGATCTCGCTTTCCGCGACCTCGGTGAACTCTCGGGCGGCCAGCGCCAGCTGGTGGCGATCGCCCAGGCTCTGGTGCGCAAGCCGGAGATCCTGTTGATGGACGAGCCTACTTCGGCGCTCGATCTCTTCCGGCAGATCGAAGTGCTGCAATTCATGCACAGCCTCGCCCGAGAGACCGGCATTGCCGTGCTGATCGCGTTGCATGATCTCAACCATGCGATGCGCTACTGCGAGCACGTGCTGGTCGTCGCAGATGGCCGCCTCGTTGTGAACGGCCCAACGCTGGAAGTTATCACGCCGGCCCTACTGCGCGATGTCTACCGCGTCGAAGCGCGGGTCGAAACCTGCACCCATGGCAGACCCATGGTGGTCGTCGATGCGGCCCTGGGGTGA
- a CDS encoding OmpA family protein encodes MLNRILICISSILLAVTATLAKDIPGGEDYALVGRYEGSVMTLYKVSDYEEQRILTKPIRSADRRETGKRVNDKNSISVAGKSIRIRYEGPAGRSPLEVARNFQSEIKAKGFEILFECKGADCSDLGGSELYFALHDESPLGNGDIHSNPSTQMFTAARLARPEGDVYATIYVSDFKKAPEVLVDVVETAPMDTDKIVFVDATQMQKDISAYGRVALYGILFDFDEAKIRPDSQPTLDEIGKFLSANRKIKVIVSGHTDWKGSFDYNVDLSMRRAQAVVQALTSMGIEPSRLRAFGAGPAAPVASNASEAGRAKNRRVELVEAQ; translated from the coding sequence ATGCTGAATCGTATTTTGATTTGCATTTCATCAATTCTGCTCGCCGTGACGGCGACACTTGCCAAAGACATTCCCGGCGGCGAAGACTATGCCCTGGTCGGCCGCTACGAGGGGTCCGTCATGACCCTGTACAAAGTCAGTGATTATGAAGAGCAACGCATCCTGACCAAACCGATCAGGTCGGCCGACCGTCGGGAAACGGGAAAGCGCGTCAACGACAAGAACAGTATTTCGGTCGCAGGCAAGTCAATCCGCATCCGTTACGAGGGGCCCGCCGGTCGCTCGCCTCTTGAGGTCGCACGCAACTTCCAGAGCGAGATAAAGGCAAAGGGCTTCGAGATCCTGTTCGAGTGCAAGGGCGCGGACTGCTCCGATCTCGGCGGCTCAGAGCTCTATTTCGCTTTGCATGACGAGAGCCCGCTGGGCAATGGCGACATTCATTCCAACCCGAGCACGCAGATGTTTACCGCCGCCAGGCTTGCCCGACCGGAAGGCGATGTATACGCCACCATCTATGTCAGCGATTTCAAAAAGGCACCCGAGGTTCTCGTCGACGTGGTCGAGACGGCACCTATGGACACCGACAAGATCGTTTTCGTCGACGCGACGCAGATGCAGAAGGACATCAGCGCATACGGTCGCGTCGCGCTTTACGGCATCCTCTTCGATTTCGACGAGGCAAAGATACGGCCGGACTCCCAGCCGACGCTAGACGAAATAGGCAAATTCCTTTCTGCTAACCGCAAGATCAAGGTGATCGTTTCGGGCCACACGGATTGGAAGGGCAGCTTCGACTATAATGTTGATCTCTCCATGCGTCGTGCGCAGGCCGTGGTCCAGGCGCTCACGAGCATGGGGATCGAACCGTCGCGGCTACGCGCCTTTGGCGCCGGTCCGGCAGCCCCCGTCGCCAGCAATGCAAGCGAGGCCGGGCGGGCGAAGAACCGCCGTGTCGAGCTGGTCGAGGCCCAATAA
- a CDS encoding YitT family protein: MTTTTATIEATAERHRLYEDVLAMISGTMFVSLGTLVYTKTMLTVGSSAGLALLLSYTSGWGFGPIFFVVNLPFYILAVKRMGWAFTFRTFTAVALVAILSKLNGQWIDFSHLDPLYATVIGGGLIGTGLLMLFRHRTGLGGINILAMYLQEKIGLRAGYFQLAVDLSILAAAYFILPADRLALSVLGAAIANLILAINHKPGRYMGLS, from the coding sequence ATGACCACGACGACCGCAACCATCGAGGCGACGGCCGAGCGCCATCGCCTTTACGAGGACGTGCTCGCGATGATCTCGGGCACCATGTTCGTGTCACTGGGCACGCTTGTTTACACCAAGACCATGCTGACGGTCGGATCCAGCGCCGGTCTGGCGCTCCTCTTGTCCTACACGAGCGGCTGGGGCTTTGGCCCGATCTTTTTCGTCGTTAATCTGCCCTTCTACATCCTCGCGGTCAAAAGGATGGGCTGGGCCTTCACGTTCAGAACCTTTACCGCGGTCGCGCTCGTCGCCATTCTATCGAAGCTCAATGGCCAGTGGATCGACTTTTCCCATCTTGATCCGCTCTATGCGACGGTCATCGGTGGTGGACTTATCGGCACAGGCTTGCTGATGCTCTTCCGTCACCGCACGGGGCTAGGGGGGATCAACATCCTTGCCATGTATCTCCAGGAAAAAATTGGGCTGAGGGCCGGCTACTTTCAGCTTGCTGTCGATCTAAGCATCCTCGCTGCGGCCTATTTCATTCTTCCCGCCGACCGGCTTGCCCTCTCGGTGCTGGGCGCTGCAATCGCCAACCTTATCCTCGCGATCAACCACAAGCCCGGGCGCTACATGGGCTTGAGCTGA
- a CDS encoding amino acid aminotransferase, with protein sequence MFDKLASQPNDPLLALIGLYNADSRTDKIDLGVGVYRDDLGNTPVLRSVKAAEKLLLETQSSKSYVAPEGDRVFLDLLWELVGGTQSGKFAAGVQTPGGSGALRLASDLIARAGTGRLHLGLPSWPNHAGIFGATGLNVETHTYFDVPTQDVRFASVMKALSGAQRGDAVLIHASCHNPTGAGFTPGQWEELAAVISERRLIPLIDSAYQGFGAGIEEDVAGLRSLITAAPEALVAVSCSKSFGIYRERTGAIFAVADTQAAADTARSNLVTMARTSYSMPPDHGAAVVRTVLSSDILRKDWMDELNSMRDRLQGLRQQLSNALADGWQLAPQIAEQQGMFSLLPLKESDVLTLRKEHGIYMPTSGRINIAGLKGADIERVAAVLKPLLG encoded by the coding sequence ATGTTCGACAAGCTTGCCTCCCAGCCGAACGATCCTCTGCTCGCCCTGATTGGGCTCTACAATGCCGACAGCCGCACCGATAAGATCGACCTTGGCGTCGGCGTCTACCGGGACGATCTGGGCAATACGCCGGTTCTGCGCTCGGTGAAGGCGGCAGAAAAGCTGCTGCTGGAGACGCAGTCGAGCAAGTCCTATGTTGCGCCGGAAGGCGACCGGGTTTTCCTCGATCTGCTCTGGGAGCTGGTTGGCGGGACCCAAAGTGGGAAGTTTGCAGCCGGCGTCCAGACCCCCGGCGGCTCCGGTGCGCTTCGTCTTGCTTCCGACCTGATCGCGCGCGCAGGCACCGGGCGTTTGCATCTCGGCCTGCCAAGCTGGCCAAACCATGCCGGCATTTTCGGCGCCACCGGGCTTAACGTCGAAACTCATACCTATTTCGATGTGCCGACCCAGGATGTGCGATTCGCCAGCGTGATGAAGGCGCTCTCCGGCGCCCAGCGGGGCGATGCGGTTCTGATCCATGCCAGCTGCCACAACCCGACGGGTGCGGGATTTACCCCCGGGCAATGGGAAGAGCTCGCGGCCGTGATTTCTGAACGGCGACTGATCCCGCTAATCGATTCCGCCTATCAGGGTTTTGGCGCCGGGATCGAGGAAGATGTGGCCGGGCTGCGCTCGCTGATCACAGCCGCTCCCGAAGCCTTGGTCGCCGTCTCCTGCTCGAAATCCTTCGGCATCTACCGCGAGCGTACGGGCGCAATTTTCGCCGTGGCCGACACGCAAGCCGCAGCCGACACTGCACGCTCGAACCTGGTCACCATGGCGCGGACCAGCTATTCGATGCCGCCTGATCACGGTGCCGCAGTCGTGCGCACCGTCCTATCCTCCGACATTTTGCGCAAGGACTGGATGGACGAGCTGAATTCGATGCGCGACCGCCTGCAGGGCCTTCGCCAGCAGCTGTCGAATGCACTAGCCGACGGCTGGCAGCTCGCACCGCAGATCGCAGAACAGCAGGGCATGTTCTCGCTTCTGCCGCTGAAGGAGAGCGATGTTCTCACACTGCGCAAAGAGCACGGAATTTACATGCCGACGTCAGGGCGCATCAATATCGCCGGCCTGAAGGGCGCGGACATTGAACGCGTTGCTGCTGTCCTCAAGCCGCTTCTCGGATAA
- a CDS encoding Lrp/AsnC family transcriptional regulator, which translates to MTEAEPLHLDRIDRKIIACLLQDADLSNAELAEGVGLTAAPLSRRLARLYTAGVIRQAVVINPARVGLGLQAYVEITLDRTTPQVGERFLDHVGKLAEVVEIHAVAGDFDFLLKISVRDMADFKRLIWQEFDRLAEIKTIRSTMVFDSPKISYGYLP; encoded by the coding sequence ATGACCGAAGCCGAGCCTCTTCACCTTGACAGGATTGATCGCAAGATCATCGCCTGCCTGCTGCAAGACGCAGACTTGAGCAATGCCGAACTTGCAGAGGGGGTCGGATTGACTGCCGCCCCTCTTTCACGGCGGCTGGCCCGCCTTTACACGGCTGGCGTGATCCGTCAGGCAGTCGTCATCAACCCGGCCCGGGTTGGCCTCGGTCTGCAAGCCTATGTCGAGATCACGCTCGACCGCACGACGCCGCAGGTCGGGGAGCGCTTCCTCGATCATGTCGGCAAATTGGCAGAAGTCGTCGAAATCCATGCTGTCGCCGGAGATTTCGACTTTCTCCTGAAGATCTCGGTCCGCGATATGGCCGATTTTAAGCGCTTGATCTGGCAGGAGTTCGATCGCCTGGCAGAAATCAAGACGATCCGCTCCACCATGGTTTTCGACAGCCCGAAGATCTCCTACGGCTATCTGCCGTAA
- a CDS encoding dipeptide ABC transporter ATP-binding protein, whose amino-acid sequence MSTATQTPMLEIRNIKRDYSVPQGLFKQDKIVHAVKGVSFKLDKGKTLAIVGESGCGKSTLARILTFIDEPTAGELLIDGQKVDTRPGHLTADMRQKVQIVFQNPYGSLNPRQKIGDVLGEPLLINTKMSDAERRERATEMLIKVGLGPEHYNRYPHMFSGGQRQRIAIARALMLNPKLLVLDEPVSALDLSVQAQVLNLLADLQEEFGLTYVFISHDLSVVRYIADEVMVMYYGEAVEYGTRDAVFSDPQHAYTRTLFAATPKADVESIRARMAKRGKIAAVAG is encoded by the coding sequence ATGAGCACCGCCACACAGACCCCCATGCTCGAGATCCGCAACATCAAGCGTGACTACAGCGTGCCGCAGGGCCTCTTCAAGCAGGACAAGATCGTCCATGCCGTGAAGGGCGTCTCCTTCAAGCTCGACAAGGGCAAGACGCTCGCCATCGTCGGTGAGAGCGGTTGCGGCAAGTCCACGCTCGCGCGCATCCTGACCTTCATCGACGAGCCGACCGCCGGCGAACTCCTGATCGATGGTCAGAAAGTCGACACCCGTCCTGGCCATCTGACAGCCGATATGCGCCAGAAGGTGCAGATCGTCTTCCAGAACCCCTATGGGTCGCTCAATCCGCGCCAGAAGATCGGTGACGTGCTCGGTGAACCGCTGCTGATCAACACCAAGATGAGCGATGCCGAGCGCCGCGAGCGGGCGACCGAGATGCTGATCAAGGTCGGTCTCGGTCCTGAGCACTACAACCGCTACCCGCACATGTTCTCTGGCGGCCAGCGCCAGCGCATCGCGATCGCACGCGCCCTGATGCTTAATCCGAAGCTGCTGGTGCTCGATGAGCCGGTCTCGGCTCTCGACCTCTCGGTCCAGGCCCAGGTCCTGAACCTGCTCGCCGACCTGCAGGAGGAATTCGGCCTGACCTATGTTTTCATCAGCCATGACCTCTCGGTGGTGCGCTACATCGCCGACGAGGTGATGGTGATGTATTACGGCGAGGCGGTCGAATACGGCACGCGCGATGCGGTGTTCTCTGATCCGCAGCATGCCTATACGCGCACGCTGTTTGCAGCGACGCCGAAGGCGGACGTCGAATCGATCCGGGCGCGCATGGCAAAGCGCGGCAAAATCGCGGCTGTTGCCGGCTGA
- a CDS encoding ABC transporter ATP-binding protein has protein sequence MALLDIQNLTVEFQTSTGWFKAVDGISLSIEPGEVLAIVGESGSGKSVAMLAVMGLLPWTAKITADHMLFQGRDISKISAGERRKLIGKDVAMIFQEPVASLNPCFTVGFQIEEVLKLHLGLGKAERRARAIELFKLVGLPDPAERLNHFPHQMSGGQCQRVMIAIAIACNPKLLIADEPTTALDVTIQKQILDLLMKLQAETGMGLIMITHDMGVVAETADRVIVQYKGRKMEEADVLSLFENPKNPYTRALLSALPENATGDRLTTVSDFLAAAETGGAA, from the coding sequence ATGGCGCTTCTCGATATCCAGAATTTGACCGTCGAATTTCAGACGTCGACCGGCTGGTTCAAGGCGGTCGACGGGATCTCGCTGTCGATCGAACCGGGTGAAGTGCTCGCCATCGTCGGCGAGAGCGGTTCGGGCAAATCCGTGGCCATGCTCGCCGTCATGGGGCTCTTGCCCTGGACGGCGAAGATCACCGCCGACCACATGCTCTTCCAGGGGCGCGACATCAGCAAGATTTCGGCCGGCGAGCGGCGCAAGCTGATCGGCAAAGATGTGGCGATGATCTTCCAGGAGCCGGTGGCGAGCCTCAATCCCTGCTTCACCGTCGGTTTCCAGATCGAGGAAGTACTTAAGCTGCATCTAGGTCTCGGCAAGGCTGAGCGCCGGGCGCGCGCGATTGAGTTGTTCAAGTTGGTCGGCTTGCCCGATCCGGCCGAGCGGCTCAATCACTTCCCGCATCAGATGTCGGGCGGTCAGTGCCAGCGTGTGATGATTGCGATCGCGATCGCCTGCAATCCAAAGCTCCTGATCGCGGACGAGCCGACGACTGCGCTCGACGTCACGATCCAGAAGCAGATCCTCGACCTTCTGATGAAGCTCCAGGCCGAGACCGGCATGGGGCTCATCATGATCACGCATGACATGGGTGTCGTGGCAGAAACTGCCGACCGCGTCATCGTGCAATACAAGGGCCGTAAGATGGAGGAGGCAGACGTGCTCTCGCTCTTCGAGAACCCGAAGAACCCCTATACCCGCGCGCTCCTTTCGGCACTGCCGGAGAACGCCACCGGTGACCGGTTGACCACCGTCTCCGACTTCCTGGCTGCCGCTGAAACAGGAGGGGCCGCATGA
- a CDS encoding ABC transporter permease subunit: protein MAETTSSQPVSSAQMRRQMLAEFWFYFSENRGAVIGLVVFVALVFIAVFAGVIAPHSPFEQYRDVVLLPPAWLEGGNWSYPLGTDPVGRDILSRLIYGSQYSLFIGVFVTTLSLTTGIAIGVIAGYYGGWLDTAIMRLMDIILAFPSLLLALVLVAILGPGLTNGMIAIALTLQPHFVRLTRAAVMSEKSRDYVTAARLAGAGPLRLMFKTILPNCMAPLIVQATLSFSNAILDAAALGFLGMGAQPPAPEWGTMLAEAREFILRAWWVVTFPGLAILITVLAINLMGDGLRDALDPKLKRS, encoded by the coding sequence ATGGCAGAGACAACATCCAGCCAGCCGGTTTCGAGCGCTCAGATGCGCCGCCAGATGCTGGCCGAGTTCTGGTTCTATTTCTCCGAAAACCGCGGCGCCGTCATCGGCCTTGTGGTGTTCGTCGCCCTCGTGTTCATCGCCGTGTTTGCCGGCGTCATCGCACCTCATTCGCCCTTCGAGCAGTATCGCGACGTGGTGCTCCTGCCGCCGGCCTGGCTGGAAGGCGGCAACTGGAGCTACCCGCTCGGCACCGATCCCGTCGGCCGCGACATCCTTTCGCGCCTGATTTACGGTTCGCAATATTCGTTGTTCATCGGTGTCTTTGTGACGACGCTGTCGTTGACGACGGGCATCGCGATCGGTGTCATCGCCGGCTACTACGGGGGTTGGCTCGATACGGCCATCATGCGCCTGATGGACATCATCCTGGCTTTCCCCTCGCTTTTGCTTGCGCTGGTTCTCGTGGCCATCCTCGGCCCAGGCCTGACCAATGGCATGATCGCAATTGCGCTGACGCTGCAGCCGCATTTCGTGCGCCTGACACGTGCTGCCGTCATGTCGGAGAAGTCACGGGACTACGTCACGGCAGCGCGGCTTGCGGGGGCAGGGCCCCTTCGCCTGATGTTCAAGACGATCCTGCCGAACTGCATGGCGCCGCTGATCGTCCAGGCGACGCTTTCCTTCTCCAATGCGATCCTGGATGCTGCGGCACTTGGCTTCCTTGGAATGGGTGCCCAGCCGCCGGCGCCCGAATGGGGCACCATGCTCGCCGAAGCACGCGAATTCATCTTGCGCGCCTGGTGGGTTGTCACCTTTCCGGGTCTCGCAATCCTCATCACCGTTCTTGCCATCAACCTGATGGGCGACGGTCTGCGCGACGCGCTTGACCCCAAGCTGAAGAGGTCCTGA
- a CDS encoding ABC transporter permease subunit produces the protein MFGFLLRRLAVLIPTFVGVSIIAFAFIRLLPGDPVALLSGERVMSPERHAEISAHLGLDRPIVVQYFDYLGGVLTGDFGTSIVSKSPIIDQFFALFPATVELSFCAILIAVAIGVPAGIIAAIKRGSAFDQTMMGIALVGYSMPIFWWGLLLIILFSGILQWTPVSGRISLMFFFPQVTGFMLIDSLLSGEKGAFASAVSHLILPSIVLATIPLAVIARQTRSAMLEVLSEDYIRTARAKGLSPFRVVSLHALRNAMIPVITTIGLQIGVMLAGAILTETIFSWPGIGKWMVDSVFRRDYPVIQGGLLLIAGIIMVVNLIVDLLYGLINPRIRH, from the coding sequence ATGTTTGGCTTTCTCCTGCGCCGGCTTGCCGTCCTGATCCCGACCTTCGTCGGCGTCTCGATCATTGCCTTCGCCTTCATCCGGTTGCTGCCGGGCGACCCCGTTGCGCTTCTCTCCGGCGAACGGGTCATGTCGCCGGAGCGTCACGCGGAAATCAGCGCGCATCTTGGCCTCGACCGGCCGATCGTGGTCCAGTATTTCGATTATCTGGGCGGCGTTCTGACCGGTGACTTCGGGACGTCCATCGTCTCGAAGAGCCCCATCATCGACCAGTTCTTCGCGCTCTTCCCCGCGACTGTGGAGTTGTCCTTCTGCGCCATCCTGATTGCCGTGGCGATCGGCGTTCCCGCCGGGATCATTGCTGCCATCAAGCGTGGCTCTGCCTTCGACCAGACGATGATGGGAATTGCCCTTGTCGGCTACTCGATGCCGATCTTCTGGTGGGGTCTGCTCTTGATCATCCTCTTTTCCGGCATCCTGCAATGGACGCCGGTTTCGGGACGCATTTCGCTGATGTTCTTCTTCCCGCAGGTGACCGGCTTCATGCTGATCGATAGCCTGCTGTCTGGTGAGAAGGGGGCGTTTGCCTCTGCCGTCAGCCATCTTATCCTGCCGTCGATCGTGCTCGCCACCATTCCGCTTGCCGTCATCGCGCGCCAGACGCGATCTGCCATGCTGGAGGTGCTTTCGGAGGACTATATCCGCACGGCGCGTGCCAAGGGCCTGTCGCCTTTCCGCGTGGTCAGCCTGCATGCACTGCGCAACGCCATGATCCCGGTCATCACCACGATCGGCCTGCAGATCGGCGTCATGCTCGCCGGTGCCATCCTGACCGAGACGATCTTCTCCTGGCCGGGCATCGGCAAGTGGATGGTCGACAGCGTGTTCCGCCGTGACTATCCGGTCATCCAGGGAGGCCTGCTCCTGATCGCCGGCATCATCATGGTCGTGAACCTGATCGTCGACCTGCTCTACGGCCTGATCAACCCGCGCATCCGCCACTAG